Proteins co-encoded in one Nitrospinota bacterium genomic window:
- a CDS encoding glycosyltransferase family 2 protein translates to MRLSVIIVNYNSGPYLEKCVASMAEKFGGLEYEVIIVDNASTDGSITPAARADRHTALIMSETNMGFAAGCNAGADIAIGDFLLFLNPDTRILTDGIGALLDNFKADKSAGALGCQNRRPDGSIQTSAYGFPTLFLVFAWVFRLRELLHLPGVKTLLTPFLKGRFGQFDPHSRPKPVDYVTGAFLLVKRLAWYKAGPFDQRFFLFCEEIDWCLRCKRAGFNVVFDPSFEIEHYVGYSSQKEKPRVLLEKFLSYRLYFEKHHPGLKSAILKAMFAFGVRFWALYYKMIGDREYANAYKGIKSRLELDEG, encoded by the coding sequence ATGCGCCTAAGCGTCATCATCGTCAATTACAACAGCGGCCCCTATCTGGAGAAATGCGTCGCCTCGATGGCCGAAAAATTCGGCGGCCTCGAATACGAGGTCATCATCGTCGATAATGCCAGCACCGACGGCAGCATCACTCCCGCCGCGCGGGCCGACCGCCATACCGCGCTCATCATGAGCGAAACGAACATGGGCTTTGCCGCCGGCTGCAACGCTGGGGCCGATATCGCCATCGGGGATTTTCTGCTCTTTCTCAATCCCGATACCCGCATTCTTACTGACGGCATCGGCGCGCTGCTGGACAATTTCAAGGCCGATAAATCGGCTGGCGCCCTCGGTTGCCAGAATCGCCGTCCGGATGGGAGTATCCAGACCTCCGCCTACGGGTTCCCCACGCTTTTTCTGGTATTCGCGTGGGTTTTCCGCTTGCGGGAACTGCTTCATCTGCCGGGCGTCAAAACGCTGCTCACGCCGTTCCTTAAAGGACGTTTCGGGCAGTTCGACCCGCACAGCCGTCCGAAGCCGGTGGATTATGTCACCGGCGCGTTCTTGCTGGTGAAGCGGCTGGCGTGGTATAAAGCGGGGCCGTTCGACCAGCGGTTTTTCCTTTTTTGCGAGGAGATCGACTGGTGCCTGCGCTGCAAGCGGGCCGGGTTTAACGTGGTGTTTGATCCGTCGTTTGAGATTGAGCATTACGTCGGCTACAGTTCGCAAAAGGAAAAGCCGCGCGTGTTGCTGGAAAAATTTTTGAGCTACCGGCTGTACTTTGAAAAACACCATCCCGGCCTGAAAAGCGCCATTCTGAAGGCGATGTTCGCTTTTGGCGTGCGTTTTTGGGCGCTGTATTACAAAATGATCGGAGACAGGGAATACGCCAATGCCTACAAAGGAATCAAAAGCCGTCTTGAGCTTGACGAAGGCTGA